One part of the uncultured Celeribacter sp. genome encodes these proteins:
- a CDS encoding MFS transporter, protein MTGQMTKASWQSFAQTLSVTRAPALALGANGVIWGTVAAMVPALKAQAAASDAIFGMAILGSAAGGMLAMYLAPRIFARLGRLTLPVLGLFSALALWLPLLATSALLLLPVMAVLGMVVASLDINANLRVTRLEEKHGLHLMNLNHATFSFFFGCAALIVARMRQAGWGVSEVFPTMSLMVALLILGTITRSQWTPPENDPDDVAPAGLPWGPIWLAGVMLFVAFVGENGIETWSALFMERELGGAPGQGSFGPAMLGFSMAAFRLLGHVTTQRFGDARVLLWSGIVGVCGAALLSQAGTQPMALIGIGLSAMGLGVVVPTATSLLGKCVHRSQRDVAISRAWMVGFVGFFLGPSSIGFVSELFGLRSAFLTIAVLIALIVPAVIRLGRYRRT, encoded by the coding sequence ATGACCGGACAGATGACGAAAGCGTCATGGCAGTCCTTTGCCCAGACCCTGTCTGTCACCCGTGCGCCTGCGCTGGCCTTGGGGGCGAACGGGGTGATCTGGGGCACCGTGGCGGCCATGGTGCCCGCACTGAAGGCGCAGGCCGCTGCCAGTGACGCGATCTTTGGTATGGCGATTCTGGGATCGGCTGCGGGTGGCATGCTGGCCATGTATCTTGCGCCGCGGATCTTTGCGCGGCTGGGGCGGCTGACCCTGCCCGTGTTGGGGCTGTTCTCCGCACTGGCCTTGTGGTTGCCGCTGCTGGCCACATCGGCGCTCTTGTTGCTGCCTGTGATGGCGGTGTTGGGGATGGTTGTGGCCAGTCTCGACATTAATGCCAACCTGCGGGTCACCCGGCTGGAAGAAAAGCATGGGTTGCATCTGATGAATCTCAACCATGCGACGTTTTCGTTTTTCTTCGGCTGTGCGGCGCTGATCGTGGCGCGGATGCGTCAGGCGGGCTGGGGGGTGTCCGAGGTCTTTCCCACGATGAGCCTCATGGTGGCGCTGCTCATTCTAGGCACGATCACACGCAGCCAGTGGACACCGCCGGAGAACGACCCGGATGACGTCGCGCCCGCAGGATTGCCCTGGGGGCCGATCTGGCTGGCCGGGGTGATGCTGTTCGTGGCCTTTGTTGGGGAAAATGGCATCGAAACCTGGTCGGCGCTGTTCATGGAGCGTGAACTGGGCGGGGCACCGGGGCAGGGCAGCTTTGGCCCGGCGATGCTGGGCTTTTCCATGGCGGCGTTTCGCCTGCTGGGGCATGTGACGACACAGCGGTTCGGGGATGCACGCGTGTTGCTGTGGTCCGGCATCGTCGGGGTCTGTGGTGCGGCGCTTTTGTCCCAGGCGGGAACACAGCCCATGGCGCTGATCGGCATCGGTCTGTCGGCGATGGGGCTGGGGGTTGTCGTGCCGACGGCGACGTCTTTGCTGGGCAAATGCGTGCATCGCAGCCAGCGCGATGTGGCGATTTCACGGGCGTGGATGGTGGGGTTTGTCGGCTTTTTCCTTGGCCCGTCTTCAATCGGGTTTGTGTCTGAACTGTTCGGGCTGCGCAGCGCGTTCCTGACCATCGCGGTGTTGATCGCGCTGATCGTGCCCGCCGTGATCCGGCTGGGCCGCTATCGCAGGACCTGA